Within Nitrospirota bacterium, the genomic segment TTTTGTCATCAATCTCATCAATTTTTTTTCGGAATTCGGGCAGATTCCCCATAGAAGGGAAAGCACCTCTGTTTCTTTAGATTTAACCTTGCGACAGACCGATCGCGGGGGTTATGAAGTGTTATAATATAAGGTATTTCAATCAGTTTTGCAATCTTTTTCGTTCAATGCAAACCCTGATTCGGAGAATCGAAAGTCGGTTGGAGGGTGGGCCGGAATCGCGTCGTCATTTTTTTTTGAATACCAGGAGTTCTAGCCGGCTAACCCCTTTGATGAAAGAATTCCTGTATTTCATCTCCATTTCTCTTGCAAGGACATTCGCCGCTTCATCCCATTTTGGAACATCTGGAAACTTAAGAATGGCATTAAAAACCCGGGTGAGTAAAAAATAAAGGCTAAAATCCCGTGAAGATTCCAATTCAAAATAGGGGGAAATAAATTCTAATAATTCATCTTTCCTGAAAAACCGGTTATGCCACAAGACATCGATAGAAGAAAGATTGAAGGCGTTTCTCATTTCATTTATCTTCTCTGTCCCATCCACAAATCCTTCCAGCATGATATATCTGCCATCTTCTTCCAGTAACGCATGAATTCTACTTATGACGTCTTTCTGGTCTTCAAAACTTTCCAAATTAATCAGGGATCGTTGCGTGATCACTTTCGTGAATTTTTCATTAAAAATATCGAAAGTGATATTTCGCATATCCATCTGAAAACAGATGATATGACTGTTTTTCTCTCTTAACTTCTCCAATCGGGTATTTGAAAAATCAACGCCAATTAACCGTTCCACGTTCCGGTAATACCTAACGGTCCCTTCTCCTTCTCCGCATCCCAGATCAAGGAGTCTATCATTCTCCTTCAAAAGCTCCAGAATTGAGTTGATTTCTATTTCAAGCAGGTTTTTGTCATACATCGAAACGACAGCAGGATCGTCCCAATGTTCAATGATTTCTTTTTTTCCCAAATGTGAGCCCAATAACGAAGTTCTTGTTGAACGGACGATCGCGTTACATCCCGCTGCTTTCAGATCTACCAGGTCGCAACGAGAGCGATTGAAATAGAAAGACGAACTTTAGGCCAAGACATTTCTTATAGAAGAAATCGAAAACCAGATAGATATTTGTTTTTGGTAACAGGATAGGTCCACCTGACCTCTGCCAGAGTGGGTGGCGTGGAGATATAATTGAAAATGGGGTTTTGAATTGGAAAAGCAATCTTTAACACTTCTGAACGTTTGAGAGGAAATGGGGTCTCGATGCAGGCCCCCCGACTACTCATATCTTTAACTTCCACTTCGCGTCCGGCGGTCCGTCTCTGATCGAGAGCATCTGCCGTCCGGTAACAAATTCCCGTAAGGTTAACCGCAAATCTTGCGCCGCGCCGTTCTTCCCGGGATTGTTCCTGAGGAGAAATTATCTTCTTTTTTCTTGCCAGTAACATCTTCGTCGTATTTTCTCCATTCTTGTGCATGATTGAAATGCAAAATTTGTGCAACAAGAGGGACTGACTTGGAGAATGTTTTATTACGACTTTAAATTCAATGAGTTATGAAATCTATACCGACTGGGGGTTTTCGTCGGTGGACATAAACTCTGACAGGATTTGGGTTTTTTGTCATATGCCAATTTGGCATATTGCCAGCAATAAGGCAAATGGGACACTTTTTCATTTAAGTCAAAATTCTCTTTTCACCACAACTATAATTGACAGGGAGAATTTTGTCGGATCTATTTTTTGAAATCCAGAGCGAGAGACTGGCAGTTTTTTTCTGTCAACCTGGTCTGGGCATGATAATTGGGATGGTCAATCACGAGAGAAATCTCGTCATTTTTTTCTGCGATCTTTTTCTCTTGGTCCGGAGTCAACTTGAAACGGATATAATGGACTGCGCTGATTTTCGATTCATTGCTGTGTCCCTCTTCAAAATTCGCATAAACCCGATCCGTCCCGATTTGGAAATAGAGGGATTTGCCGTTATCCAGCCCAATCATCTGATCCAGCTGGGGTTTGATCTTCGACTCGTCAATAATCTCGATAAACAGTGTCGCAGAGAGCTCATCCTGGTCGGGGATTAACGCGTTATAAATATCGATCTCATTTTGAATCTTCTGTTCATCATAGATATGCTCCACCCGCATCATCTCCTGGATCTGCCTTTTAACTGTTTCCCGGTTTTCAAATACCAGGGTGACGATGTCTCCCAGATGGATTCTTCTCTCGTCCTTTAACTGAATGACCTCTTT encodes:
- a CDS encoding class I SAM-dependent methyltransferase; translation: MGKKEIIEHWDDPAVVSMYDKNLLEIEINSILELLKENDRLLDLGCGEGEGTVRYYRNVERLIGVDFSNTRLEKLREKNSHIICFQMDMRNITFDIFNEKFTKVITQRSLINLESFEDQKDVISRIHALLEEDGRYIMLEGFVDGTEKINEMRNAFNLSSIDVLWHNRFFRKDELLEFISPYFELESSRDFSLYFLLTRVFNAILKFPDVPKWDEAANVLAREMEMKYRNSFIKGVSRLELLVFKKK
- a CDS encoding PilZ domain-containing protein — its product is MLLARKKKIISPQEQSREERRGARFAVNLTGICYRTADALDQRRTAGREVEVKDMSSRGACIETPFPLKRSEVLKIAFPIQNPIFNYISTPPTLAEVRWTYPVTKNKYLSGFRFLL
- a CDS encoding DUF3501 family protein; translated protein: MEKLMLKDILPLPEYEKARESLKKEVIQLKDERRIHLGDIVTLVFENRETVKRQIQEMMRVEHIYDEQKIQNEIDIYNALIPDQDELSATLFIEIIDESKIKPQLDQMIGLDNGKSLYFQIGTDRVYANFEEGHSNESKISAVHYIRFKLTPDQEKKIAEKNDEISLVIDHPNYHAQTRLTEKNCQSLALDFKK